A genomic region of Metopolophium dirhodum isolate CAU chromosome 1, ASM1992520v1, whole genome shotgun sequence contains the following coding sequences:
- the LOC132934450 gene encoding uncharacterized protein LOC132934450, whose product MLYTSDIFVCVFLCSLQGRLDGFPTPIRPRLNLDGVRSTAQPSASSSSLWTNPATPLHSSYRRDWISSTSLLLLPMNSHNQVSSFYPSSSDSNNDRDRIWSSDPLSQQTSDGQPVILSSEQRPYPSFDSKNMHRVLYDSSQPSLTDNYMTTSALPDNKFKSSSMSSCAMRLSNFRLSKDEEPMILFDQNGKMYTNYYPPARRRAQQQ is encoded by the exons GCTACAAGGGCGATTGGATGGTTTTCCCACACCAATACGAc CTAGGCTCAACCTGGATGGCGTGCGGTCCACTGCACAACCATCGGCTTCGTCCAGCAGCCTTTGGACTAATCCCGCAACACCACTGCATTCATCGTACAGACGTGACTGGATCTCGTCCACTTCTCTACTATTGTTACCGATGAACAGCCACAATCAGGTTTCGTCGTTTTATCCGTCGTCGTCCGATAGCAACAATGACAGAGACAGGATTTGGTCGTCTGACCCGTTATCGCAGCAAACGTCCGACGGTCAACCTGTAATTCTGTCATCTGAACAGCGACCATATCCTTCGTTCGACAGTAAAAATATGCATAGGGTCTTGTATGATTCGTCCCAACCGTCGCTGACCGATAACTACATGACCACTTCTGCGTTACCCGACAACAAATTTAAGAGTTCGTCAATGTCGTCGTGTGCCATGCGACTGTCCAACTTTCGTCTTTCAAAAGATGAAGAACCGATGATACTGTTTGACCAAAATGGCAAGATGTACACAAACTACTACCCTCCCGCCCGCCGCCGGGCACAGcagcaataa